The Arthrobacter sp. NicSoilC5 genome has a window encoding:
- the leuS gene encoding leucine--tRNA ligase, with protein MGVQPETETGTATTVSAEPEEGTYSFAAMEAKWPQVWDDLKVFTPVDDGSRERRYVLDMFPYPSGDLHMGHAEAFAMGDVVARYLRQKGYDVLHPIGWDSFGLPAENAAIKRNAHPSEWTYANIDTQAASFKRYAISADWSRRLHTSDPGYYRWTQWLFKRFYERGLAYRKNSPVNWCPKDQTVLANEQVVNGACERCGTTVTKKSLNQWYFKITDYADRLLDDMDELRGHWPERVLAMQKNWIGRSEGAHVNFVIEADGGRPAKDVTVFTTRPDTLYGATFFVVAADAPLAVELVTDEHAAALDEYRERVKALSEIERQSTEREKTGVFTGRYAINPLNGEKLPVWAADYVLADYGTGAIMAVPAHDQRDLDFAKTFDLPVRAVLDTGEEDPAVSGTATAGEGTLINSGALDGLPKAEAIPAAIAMLEQQGTGEKFVNFRLRDWLLSRQRFWGTPIPIIHCPSCGEVPVPDEQLPVTLPADLRGEDLAPKGTSPLAAAESWVNVECPTCHGPAKRDTDTMDTFVDSSWYFLRFVSPHYTEGPFDPQKINDWMPVGQYVGGVEHAILHLLYARFFTKVIHDLGMIDADEPFSALLNQGQVLNGGKAMSKSLGNGVDLGEQLDKYGVDAVRLTMVFASPPEDDVDWADVSPSGSAKFLARAWRLAQDVTSEPGVDAAAGDRGLRSVTHRTIADAAELLDANKFNVVVAKLMELVNATRKAIDSGAGAADPAVREAAEAVAVILSLFAPYTAEDMWNLLGHPASVANAGWPSHDPALLVQDTVTAVVQVQGKVRDRLEVSPDVSEDELRELALASENVQRAMDGRGIRTVIVRAPKLVNIVPA; from the coding sequence GTGGGCGTTCAGCCGGAGACAGAGACCGGAACAGCAACAACAGTATCGGCGGAGCCTGAAGAGGGCACCTACAGTTTCGCCGCCATGGAGGCCAAATGGCCCCAGGTGTGGGACGACCTCAAGGTCTTCACCCCGGTGGACGACGGGTCGCGGGAGCGCCGCTACGTGCTTGACATGTTCCCGTACCCGTCGGGCGATCTGCACATGGGCCACGCCGAGGCGTTCGCCATGGGCGACGTGGTGGCCCGCTACCTGCGTCAGAAGGGCTACGACGTCCTGCATCCCATCGGCTGGGACTCCTTTGGCCTGCCTGCGGAGAACGCTGCCATCAAGCGCAACGCCCACCCCAGCGAGTGGACGTACGCCAACATCGACACCCAGGCAGCCTCCTTCAAGCGGTACGCCATCTCCGCCGACTGGTCGCGCCGCCTGCACACTTCCGATCCCGGGTACTACCGCTGGACGCAGTGGCTGTTCAAGCGCTTCTACGAGCGTGGCCTGGCATACCGGAAGAACTCCCCGGTCAACTGGTGCCCCAAGGACCAGACCGTCCTGGCCAACGAGCAGGTTGTCAACGGCGCCTGCGAGCGCTGCGGCACCACCGTCACCAAGAAGTCCCTGAACCAGTGGTACTTCAAGATCACCGACTACGCGGACCGCCTGCTGGATGACATGGACGAGCTCCGCGGCCATTGGCCCGAACGCGTCCTGGCCATGCAGAAGAACTGGATCGGCCGCTCCGAGGGTGCGCACGTGAACTTCGTGATCGAGGCCGATGGCGGCAGGCCCGCCAAGGACGTCACGGTCTTCACCACCCGCCCGGACACCCTGTACGGGGCAACGTTCTTCGTGGTCGCTGCGGACGCGCCGCTCGCCGTCGAACTTGTCACGGACGAACACGCCGCGGCCCTGGACGAATACCGTGAACGGGTCAAGGCACTCTCGGAAATCGAACGCCAGTCGACGGAACGCGAGAAGACCGGCGTCTTCACCGGCCGCTACGCCATCAACCCGCTGAACGGGGAGAAGCTGCCCGTGTGGGCCGCCGACTACGTCCTGGCGGACTACGGTACGGGCGCCATCATGGCCGTCCCGGCCCACGACCAGCGCGACCTCGACTTCGCCAAGACCTTCGACCTGCCGGTCCGCGCTGTCCTGGACACCGGCGAAGAAGACCCGGCCGTCTCCGGCACCGCGACAGCGGGCGAGGGCACCCTGATCAACTCCGGCGCGCTGGACGGCCTGCCCAAGGCTGAGGCCATTCCTGCCGCCATTGCCATGCTGGAACAGCAGGGTACCGGCGAGAAGTTCGTGAACTTCCGGCTCCGCGACTGGCTGCTGAGCCGCCAGCGCTTCTGGGGCACCCCCATCCCCATCATCCACTGCCCGTCCTGCGGTGAAGTCCCCGTGCCTGATGAGCAGCTGCCCGTTACCCTGCCCGCGGACCTCCGTGGTGAGGACCTTGCACCGAAGGGCACCTCGCCGCTGGCTGCGGCGGAGTCCTGGGTCAATGTGGAATGCCCCACCTGCCACGGGCCCGCCAAGCGGGACACCGACACCATGGACACGTTCGTGGACTCGTCCTGGTACTTCCTGCGCTTCGTCTCCCCGCATTACACCGAGGGGCCCTTCGATCCGCAGAAGATCAATGACTGGATGCCGGTGGGCCAGTACGTGGGCGGCGTGGAGCACGCCATCCTCCACCTGCTGTACGCACGCTTCTTCACCAAGGTCATCCACGACCTCGGCATGATCGATGCCGACGAACCGTTCAGTGCGCTGCTGAACCAGGGCCAGGTGCTCAACGGCGGCAAGGCGATGAGCAAATCCCTGGGCAACGGCGTTGACCTCGGCGAGCAGTTGGACAAGTACGGCGTGGACGCTGTCCGCCTGACGATGGTGTTCGCGTCCCCGCCCGAGGACGACGTGGACTGGGCCGACGTGTCGCCGTCCGGTTCCGCCAAGTTCCTGGCCAGGGCCTGGCGCCTGGCACAGGACGTCACCAGTGAACCTGGAGTGGATGCCGCCGCCGGAGACCGCGGGCTGCGTTCGGTAACGCACCGCACCATCGCCGATGCCGCCGAACTCCTGGACGCCAACAAGTTCAACGTGGTGGTGGCCAAGCTCATGGAGCTGGTTAACGCCACCCGCAAAGCGATCGACTCCGGTGCGGGCGCAGCGGATCCCGCAGTCCGCGAGGCCGCGGAGGCGGTTGCCGTGATCCTCAGCCTGTTCGCGCCGTACACCGCCGAGGACATGTGGAACCTGCTGGGCCACCCTGCATCGGTTGCCAACGCCGGCTGGCCGTCCCACGACCCCGCCCTGCTGGTCCAGGACACGGTCACCGCCGTCGTCCAGGTCCAGGGCAAGGTCCGCGACCGGCTGGAGGTGTCCCCGGACGTCTCCGAAGACGAGCTGCGCGAACTGGCACTGGCGTCGGAGAACGTCCAGCGCGCAATGGATGGCCGGGGCATCCGCACGGTGATCGTCCGGGCGCCTAAGCTGGTCAACATCGTTCCGGCCTAG
- a CDS encoding FAD-dependent oxidoreductase codes for MSEETTAGPAEGQPLSLWLATAGATDFPQLHGTVEVDVAVIGGGIAGLTAALALKRSGHSVAVLEAGRIGTGVTGHTTGKVTSLHRLAYTDLQRSHGVAAARSYGLANQAAVEYIGAVVDAENISCGFRRVANYTFAAGPDALPQVRAEAGLAADLGLPSTFTVDVPLPFPVAGAVRFDGQAQIHAVQYLQGLAGRVDGNGSFVFERTRALELREGRPVTVAAADGTVLARDAIVATNVPFADHGRFEALCRPHRSYIVAAPIDTPPLDATFISADEPMRTLLTVRLNGVTYLLTGGEGHPAGTQVDPAPRQASLARYARVQFGAGGVAYRWSTQDALPLDGVPYAGPLNPDSRHAFIITGLRKWGLTNGTAAALMLADLLNGTPNEWAALFDTNRATSRAATAPGPPAAPGDTVPRQKAARRTADLAPGDGTVIETDGTSTACYRDPAGQVHAVSATCTHLGCTVGFNREDRTWDCPCHGSRFDVDGKVIQGPATEDLPGRPAP; via the coding sequence ATGTCAGAGGAAACCACCGCCGGGCCTGCTGAAGGACAGCCCCTCTCCCTGTGGCTGGCAACCGCCGGCGCCACCGATTTCCCGCAACTTCATGGCACCGTGGAAGTGGACGTGGCAGTCATCGGCGGAGGCATCGCCGGGCTGACCGCAGCACTGGCCCTGAAACGTTCGGGACACTCGGTGGCAGTCCTGGAGGCCGGCCGGATCGGCACGGGCGTCACTGGCCACACCACCGGCAAGGTGACCTCACTGCACCGCCTCGCCTACACGGACCTGCAGCGCAGTCACGGCGTTGCAGCGGCCAGGAGCTATGGATTGGCGAACCAGGCGGCGGTGGAGTACATCGGTGCGGTGGTGGACGCTGAGAACATTTCCTGCGGTTTCCGCCGGGTCGCCAACTACACCTTTGCCGCAGGCCCTGACGCGCTGCCACAGGTGCGGGCCGAAGCCGGGCTTGCGGCGGACCTCGGCCTTCCGTCAACGTTCACCGTCGACGTTCCCCTGCCGTTTCCCGTAGCCGGTGCCGTACGGTTTGACGGCCAGGCCCAGATCCATGCCGTCCAGTACCTCCAAGGGCTCGCCGGACGGGTGGACGGAAACGGCAGCTTCGTCTTCGAACGCACCCGTGCACTGGAGCTGCGCGAGGGCCGTCCCGTCACGGTGGCCGCCGCCGACGGCACCGTGCTCGCCCGGGATGCGATTGTGGCCACGAATGTTCCCTTCGCCGACCACGGCCGATTCGAAGCACTCTGCCGGCCGCACCGCTCCTACATCGTCGCCGCGCCGATCGATACCCCTCCCCTGGACGCCACCTTCATCAGCGCGGATGAGCCCATGCGTACGCTGCTGACGGTCCGCCTCAACGGGGTGACGTACCTGCTGACGGGCGGCGAGGGCCATCCCGCGGGCACGCAGGTAGACCCGGCACCGCGCCAGGCGAGCCTGGCCCGTTATGCGCGCGTCCAGTTCGGGGCCGGCGGCGTGGCCTACCGTTGGTCCACCCAGGACGCGCTGCCCCTCGACGGCGTGCCCTACGCCGGGCCCCTGAACCCGGACAGCCGGCACGCGTTCATCATCACGGGCCTGCGTAAGTGGGGCCTGACCAACGGTACGGCCGCGGCGCTGATGCTGGCGGATCTGCTCAACGGCACGCCCAATGAGTGGGCGGCCCTGTTTGACACCAACCGTGCGACGTCGCGGGCCGCCACGGCCCCAGGGCCACCAGCAGCGCCCGGGGACACCGTTCCCCGGCAAAAGGCCGCACGCCGGACAGCGGACCTTGCTCCCGGCGACGGCACTGTCATTGAAACGGACGGGACCAGCACCGCGTGCTACCGGGATCCTGCAGGACAGGTCCACGCGGTGTCCGCGACCTGCACCCATCTTGGCTGCACTGTCGGATTCAACCGGGAAGACCGCACGTGGGACTGCCCCTGCCATGGCTCCCGCTTCGATGTGGACGGCAAAGTCATCCAGGGGCCGGCCACCGAGGACCTGCCGGGGCGCCCTGCGCCGTGA
- the glpK gene encoding glycerol kinase GlpK, producing MNQYVIAIDQGTTSTRAIIFDHSGAIVSSGQMEHEQIFPQAGWVEHDAAEIWNNTREVIGSALSKANLTRHDIAAVGITNQRETAVVWDKTTGKPVYNAIVWQDTRTQDIVDQLAKDGGADRFKQKVGLPLATYFSGTKIKWILDNVDGAREKAEAGDLVFGNTDAWVLWNLTGGVDGGVHVTDVTNASRTLFMDLETLQWDDEILGIFGVPRSMMPEIKSSSEVYGTVHSSQLLRETPVAGILGDQQAATFGQAAFDAGEAKNTYGTGCFLIFNTGEEIVHSKNGLLTTVGYKLGDAKPHYALEGSIAVTGSLVQWLRDNLGMISSAPEVETLAASVKDNGGVYIVPAFSGLFAPYWRSDARGAIVGLTRFVNKNHIARAALEATAFQTREVLDAVNADSGVPLSELKVDGGMVANDALMQFQADILGVPVIRPKVIETTALGAAYAAGLAVGFWKDLGECSANWSEDKRWEPQMDKAEQERQMRLWKKAVTKSMEWVDEDVR from the coding sequence ATGAACCAGTACGTAATCGCCATTGACCAGGGCACCACCAGCACCCGCGCCATCATCTTCGACCACAGCGGCGCGATCGTCTCTTCCGGCCAGATGGAACACGAGCAGATCTTCCCGCAGGCCGGCTGGGTGGAGCACGATGCCGCTGAGATTTGGAACAACACCCGTGAGGTCATCGGTTCGGCCCTCTCAAAGGCGAACCTGACGCGGCACGATATTGCCGCCGTCGGCATCACCAACCAGCGCGAAACCGCCGTGGTGTGGGACAAGACCACGGGCAAGCCGGTCTACAACGCCATCGTGTGGCAGGACACCCGCACCCAGGACATCGTGGACCAGCTGGCCAAGGACGGCGGGGCAGACCGCTTCAAACAGAAGGTGGGCCTGCCGCTGGCCACCTACTTCTCCGGCACCAAGATCAAGTGGATCCTGGACAACGTTGACGGCGCCAGGGAAAAGGCAGAGGCCGGGGACCTGGTCTTCGGCAACACCGACGCGTGGGTCCTGTGGAACCTGACGGGCGGTGTCGACGGCGGCGTCCACGTCACCGACGTCACCAACGCGTCCCGCACCCTGTTCATGGATCTGGAAACCCTGCAGTGGGATGACGAGATCCTCGGCATCTTTGGCGTACCGCGCAGCATGATGCCGGAGATCAAGTCCTCCTCTGAGGTGTACGGCACCGTGCACAGCTCCCAGCTGCTCCGCGAGACACCGGTTGCGGGCATCCTGGGCGACCAGCAGGCCGCAACCTTCGGCCAGGCCGCTTTTGACGCCGGCGAAGCGAAGAACACCTACGGCACGGGCTGCTTCCTGATCTTCAACACGGGCGAGGAAATCGTCCACTCGAAGAACGGGCTCCTCACCACGGTGGGCTACAAGCTGGGCGACGCCAAACCGCACTATGCCCTGGAAGGGTCCATCGCCGTCACCGGTTCACTGGTCCAGTGGCTGCGTGACAACCTGGGCATGATCAGCAGCGCCCCCGAGGTGGAAACCCTTGCCGCGTCGGTCAAGGATAACGGCGGCGTGTATATCGTCCCGGCGTTCTCCGGCCTGTTCGCCCCGTACTGGCGCTCCGACGCGCGGGGTGCGATTGTGGGCCTGACCCGGTTCGTCAACAAGAACCACATCGCCCGCGCAGCGCTGGAGGCCACCGCGTTCCAGACCCGCGAGGTGCTGGACGCGGTCAACGCTGACTCGGGCGTGCCGCTGAGCGAGCTGAAGGTCGACGGCGGCATGGTTGCCAATGACGCCCTGATGCAGTTCCAGGCGGACATCCTTGGCGTCCCGGTCATCCGTCCCAAGGTCATTGAGACCACGGCGCTGGGGGCTGCCTACGCGGCAGGCCTGGCCGTCGGGTTCTGGAAGGACCTGGGCGAGTGCTCGGCCAACTGGTCCGAGGACAAGCGCTGGGAGCCGCAGATGGACAAGGCCGAACAGGAACGCCAGATGCGTCTCTGGAAGAAGGCCGTCACCAAGTCCATGGAGTGGGTGGACGAGGACGTCAGGTAA
- a CDS encoding MIP/aquaporin family protein gives MSLGIVFLSEVFGTGMLTLLGCGVVANVALRGTKGNNGGFLMVTWGWGIAVFAGVFVAAKSGAHLNPAVTLGLLLNGKPEYAPGVAVDFASTLTYFGGELLGAFLGAVVCWLAYKQHFDDEPEPAGKLGTFSTGPAIRSTPWNLITEIIGTFVLVFVILTLGGTPSGLGPLAVALLVVGIGVSLGGPTGYAINPARDLGPRIAHAVLPIKGKGSSDWSYSWIPVVGPLVGGALAGVVARIAPIIVTAAS, from the coding sequence ATGTCTCTAGGAATAGTCTTCCTCTCCGAAGTCTTTGGCACGGGCATGCTGACCCTGTTGGGTTGCGGCGTCGTTGCCAACGTGGCTTTGCGGGGGACAAAAGGCAACAACGGCGGTTTCCTGATGGTCACATGGGGGTGGGGAATCGCCGTCTTCGCGGGTGTCTTCGTCGCCGCCAAGTCGGGCGCGCACCTCAACCCGGCCGTCACCCTCGGCCTGCTGCTCAACGGCAAGCCGGAATACGCTCCGGGAGTCGCCGTCGACTTCGCCTCCACCCTGACCTACTTTGGGGGCGAGCTTCTGGGCGCCTTCCTCGGCGCCGTGGTCTGCTGGCTGGCCTACAAGCAGCACTTCGATGACGAGCCGGAGCCTGCCGGCAAGCTCGGGACCTTTTCCACCGGCCCGGCCATCCGGTCCACCCCCTGGAACCTGATCACCGAGATCATCGGCACTTTTGTCCTGGTCTTCGTCATCCTCACCCTCGGTGGCACCCCCTCGGGGCTCGGCCCGCTGGCCGTTGCACTGCTCGTGGTCGGCATCGGTGTATCCCTCGGCGGCCCCACCGGCTACGCCATCAACCCCGCCCGTGACCTCGGACCCCGCATTGCCCACGCAGTGCTTCCCATCAAGGGCAAGGGCTCCAGTGACTGGAGCTACTCCTGGATTCCGGTGGTGGGGCCGCTTGTCGGCGGCGCCCTGGCCGGAGTTGTTGCCCGGATCGCCCCGATCATCGTCACCGCCGCTTCCTAA
- a CDS encoding glycerol-3-phosphate dehydrogenase/oxidase: MGPKDSTVQPSVSAPRPGAERASVHSLRRRPHAKVLVVGGGINGVGTFRDLALQGVDVALVERGDYCQGASGASSHMIHGGIRYLENGEFRLVRESVVERNRLLKIAPHYVKPLQTTIPIFSTFSGILSAPLRFLTHKQQGKPKERGAFLIKAGLSLYDSFSRDGGTVPRHQFRTHKAALQELPALRPDVKYTATYFDASVHNPERLTLDVLQDGEKAGRAGNAQGTSTQGDTARASNYLSLQSMSSTPNPGTGRGSTVRLRDELTGEEFDFTADIIVNTTGAWVDLTNGAMGAASAFMGGTKGSHIVLDHPGLLAACRGREIFFEHTDGRIVLIYPMGDRVLVGTTDVDADMSEDAICTDEEIEYFFDLIGHVFPSIDVTPDDIVYTFSGVRPLPSHDATQPGFVSRDYRIERRASGTNGTGAVVLSLVGGKWTTFRALAEHLTNDVLSELGVQRRLSTAQLPIGGGAGFPADEAGVQKWIKAHMAAGRDADRTAGLLTRYGTRAEAVIEYLDAEPDQALRSTRELSVRELEFMAANEQVGHLVDVLVRRTSLAFRGLVTGELLNEVAEVLSVPLKWDSATRAAEIKHAQDVLQRFHRVETHSLVS, from the coding sequence TTGGGACCCAAGGATTCAACTGTCCAACCATCTGTCAGTGCGCCCCGGCCAGGAGCCGAACGCGCATCGGTCCACAGCCTGCGGCGCCGGCCGCACGCAAAAGTCCTGGTGGTTGGCGGCGGCATCAACGGAGTGGGCACGTTCCGTGACCTGGCACTGCAGGGCGTCGATGTGGCGCTCGTGGAGCGCGGTGACTACTGCCAGGGTGCAAGCGGCGCGTCCTCACACATGATCCACGGTGGCATCCGCTACCTCGAAAACGGGGAGTTCCGCCTGGTCCGGGAATCCGTGGTGGAGCGTAACCGCCTGCTGAAGATCGCCCCGCACTACGTCAAGCCGCTGCAGACCACCATCCCGATCTTCAGCACCTTCTCCGGCATCCTCTCCGCGCCGCTGCGCTTCCTCACTCACAAGCAACAGGGCAAGCCCAAGGAGCGCGGCGCGTTCCTCATCAAGGCGGGCCTCAGCCTCTACGATTCGTTTTCCCGCGACGGCGGCACGGTGCCCCGGCACCAGTTCCGCACCCACAAGGCAGCCCTTCAGGAACTGCCCGCCCTCCGGCCCGACGTCAAGTACACCGCCACCTACTTCGACGCCTCGGTGCACAACCCTGAGCGGCTGACCCTCGACGTCCTGCAGGATGGCGAGAAGGCGGGCCGGGCAGGCAACGCGCAGGGAACCAGCACGCAGGGTGACACGGCCCGTGCCAGCAACTACCTCTCGCTGCAGTCCATGTCTTCCACCCCGAACCCGGGCACCGGCCGGGGGAGCACTGTCCGGCTCCGCGACGAACTCACCGGGGAAGAGTTCGATTTCACTGCGGACATCATCGTGAACACCACCGGGGCGTGGGTGGACCTGACCAATGGGGCCATGGGCGCAGCCTCCGCCTTCATGGGCGGAACCAAGGGCTCCCACATCGTGCTGGACCACCCGGGCCTGCTCGCCGCCTGCCGGGGCCGGGAAATCTTCTTTGAGCACACTGACGGCCGGATTGTCCTCATCTACCCCATGGGTGACCGGGTGCTTGTGGGCACCACGGACGTCGACGCGGACATGTCAGAGGACGCCATCTGCACGGACGAGGAAATCGAATACTTCTTCGACCTCATCGGCCACGTCTTCCCGTCCATCGACGTGACCCCAGACGACATCGTCTATACGTTCTCGGGCGTCCGCCCCCTGCCGAGCCATGACGCCACCCAGCCGGGCTTTGTCTCCCGGGACTACCGCATCGAACGCCGCGCGTCCGGAACAAACGGAACCGGCGCCGTCGTGCTGAGCCTGGTGGGCGGCAAGTGGACCACCTTCCGCGCCCTCGCAGAACACCTGACCAACGATGTCCTCTCCGAACTCGGCGTGCAGCGCAGGCTTTCGACCGCGCAGCTTCCCATCGGCGGCGGTGCGGGCTTCCCTGCCGACGAAGCAGGCGTTCAGAAGTGGATCAAGGCCCACATGGCCGCCGGCCGCGACGCAGACCGCACGGCCGGGCTGCTGACGCGCTACGGGACCCGGGCCGAAGCCGTCATCGAATACCTTGATGCCGAGCCTGACCAGGCCCTTCGGTCCACACGGGAACTCAGCGTCCGCGAACTGGAATTCATGGCGGCAAACGAGCAGGTGGGGCACCTGGTGGATGTCCTCGTCCGGCGCACCTCCCTTGCATTCCGGGGGCTCGTGACCGGAGAGCTGCTCAACGAAGTGGCGGAGGTGCTGTCCGTCCCGCTCAAGTGGGACAGCGCAACCCGCGCCGCTGAGATCAAGCACGCCCAGGACGTGCTGCAGCGTTTCCACCGCGTGGAAACGCACAGCCTGGTCTCCTAA
- a CDS encoding sugar-binding domain-containing protein, producing the protein MALSRDQDALRAAQMYYLQDLTMDAIARELRTSRSTVSRLLSSARESGLVQIQIRNPLDTGPELEGMIRRRYNLDVHVVPILGTLNEAETLDRVAMQAARTIGPLVDSNAIIGVAWGSTLSAVSRHLTRKITHDSVIVQLNGAGNMHTTGITYASDIMRRFGSAYGARVEQFPVPAFFDHAATKTAMWNERSVQRVLELQAKMSIAIFGVGSVHADYPSHVYAGGYLDEDDLNALANSDVVGDVATVFFRADGSSDGIVLNERSTGPSLAQLREVRRRICVVSGVSKINGLRGALAARLATDLILDEATARRLVDYEGLTS; encoded by the coding sequence ATGGCACTTTCCCGGGACCAGGATGCCCTCCGAGCTGCACAAATGTATTACCTGCAGGACCTCACCATGGATGCGATCGCCCGCGAGCTGCGGACGTCCCGGTCCACCGTTTCCCGGCTTCTGTCCTCGGCACGGGAGTCGGGACTGGTGCAGATCCAGATCCGCAACCCGCTGGACACCGGACCCGAGCTGGAGGGCATGATCCGGCGCCGGTACAACCTGGATGTCCACGTGGTTCCCATCCTCGGAACACTCAATGAGGCTGAGACCCTGGACCGGGTGGCCATGCAGGCTGCGCGGACCATCGGACCCCTGGTGGACTCCAACGCCATCATCGGCGTGGCCTGGGGATCGACGCTCAGCGCGGTGAGCCGGCACCTCACCCGGAAGATCACCCACGACAGTGTGATCGTCCAGCTCAACGGGGCCGGGAACATGCACACCACAGGCATTACCTACGCAAGCGACATCATGCGCCGGTTCGGCAGCGCCTACGGGGCACGGGTGGAGCAGTTCCCCGTCCCGGCGTTCTTCGACCATGCCGCCACCAAGACAGCCATGTGGAACGAGCGCAGCGTGCAGCGCGTCCTGGAACTGCAGGCAAAGATGAGCATCGCCATATTCGGCGTCGGATCCGTGCACGCCGACTATCCCAGCCACGTGTACGCCGGCGGGTACCTCGACGAAGACGACCTCAATGCCCTGGCCAACTCAGACGTCGTGGGCGACGTTGCCACAGTGTTCTTCCGGGCCGATGGGTCCTCTGACGGGATCGTCCTGAACGAACGGTCCACCGGCCCGTCCCTCGCCCAGCTCCGGGAGGTGCGCCGGAGGATCTGCGTGGTGTCAGGGGTCTCGAAGATCAACGGCCTGCGCGGGGCACTGGCAGCACGGCTCGCCACGGACCTGATCCTCGACGAAGCCACCGCACGCCGCCTGGTGGATTACGAGGGCCTCACCAGCTGA
- a CDS encoding aldo/keto reductase — MRTSPRLSLNNGVLIDQLGFGLYKVPAADAEGLVATALAAGYRHFDTAAMYGNETGVARGISSQLDAGTGSGGSGELFPSLTREDVFITTKVWNDHHGYDATLRAFDDSMVNLGLDYVDMYLIHWPCPRRGLFPETYRALETLYREGRVRAIGVSNFQPAHLDRLLQSAEVVPAVNQIELHPWLQQEELRSKHAELGIRTEAWSPLGRGQVLADPVIQACAAEHGRTPAQVILRWHMQLGHIAIPKASSEARIRENLDVFGFELSGRDLVAIKALDRGQRTGSHPDNVN, encoded by the coding sequence ATGAGAACCTCACCCCGGCTCAGCCTGAACAACGGCGTGCTGATAGACCAGCTCGGCTTTGGGCTGTACAAGGTGCCGGCAGCAGACGCGGAAGGGCTGGTGGCCACCGCGCTCGCCGCCGGCTACCGGCACTTCGATACCGCCGCCATGTATGGCAACGAAACCGGCGTGGCGCGCGGCATCAGTTCCCAGCTGGACGCGGGGACCGGCAGCGGCGGCTCAGGCGAACTCTTTCCGTCCCTGACCCGCGAAGACGTGTTCATCACCACAAAGGTGTGGAATGACCACCACGGCTACGATGCGACGCTGCGCGCCTTCGACGATTCCATGGTCAACCTTGGCCTGGATTATGTGGACATGTACCTCATCCACTGGCCGTGCCCCCGGCGGGGCCTGTTCCCCGAAACCTACCGCGCCCTGGAGACGCTCTACCGGGAGGGCAGGGTCCGCGCCATCGGCGTCAGCAATTTCCAGCCCGCCCACCTTGACCGCCTGCTGCAAAGCGCCGAGGTGGTCCCCGCCGTCAACCAGATCGAACTCCACCCATGGCTGCAGCAGGAGGAACTGCGCAGCAAACATGCGGAACTGGGCATCCGGACCGAAGCGTGGAGCCCGCTGGGCCGCGGGCAGGTGCTGGCCGATCCCGTCATCCAGGCCTGCGCCGCCGAGCACGGCCGCACCCCCGCGCAGGTGATCCTCCGCTGGCACATGCAGCTGGGACATATTGCCATCCCCAAGGCCAGCTCTGAAGCCCGGATCCGGGAGAACCTCGACGTCTTCGGTTTCGAGCTCTCCGGGCGCGACCTGGTTGCCATTAAGGCGCTGGACCGCGGGCAGCGGACCGGGTCGCATCCGGACAACGTCAACTAG
- a CDS encoding alpha/beta hydrolase, with product MDTVNPGPSPAPAYLSAGLAARTSASTVSLDGSTVAFWTYEPVEETPETRTILVVHGFRGDHHGLLRVADQLPDMRIIMPDLPGFGSSDAFARGPHSVKRYGQFISGFMASQGLGPDTVLLGHSFGSIVASHFVANNPQAVRPLILINPIAAPALEGPKGVMTRLAVLYYQLAARLPRGPGLALLRNPLIVRVMSETMAKTRDRELRAFIHGQHYAYFSSFADRDSLLESFTASVSNHVAEVAGQLDLPVLLVAGEKDEIATLPNQHRLLELLPDGELKVIPGVGHLIHYETPEPAARYIRSFLKDHPA from the coding sequence ATGGATACCGTGAACCCGGGGCCTTCCCCTGCGCCTGCGTACCTGAGTGCCGGCCTTGCCGCCCGCACCTCCGCCTCCACCGTGAGCCTTGACGGCAGCACAGTGGCTTTTTGGACCTATGAGCCCGTCGAGGAGACCCCGGAAACCCGGACCATCCTGGTGGTCCACGGATTCCGCGGCGACCACCACGGACTCCTGCGGGTGGCCGACCAGCTTCCGGACATGCGCATCATCATGCCGGACCTTCCGGGCTTCGGCAGTTCGGACGCATTTGCCCGGGGCCCCCACTCCGTGAAGCGCTACGGACAGTTCATCAGCGGCTTCATGGCCAGCCAGGGCCTGGGGCCGGACACCGTGCTGCTGGGACACTCGTTCGGGTCCATCGTGGCGTCGCACTTCGTGGCCAACAACCCGCAGGCCGTGCGTCCCCTGATCCTGATCAACCCCATCGCAGCTCCGGCTTTGGAGGGTCCAAAGGGCGTGATGACCCGCCTGGCCGTGCTGTACTACCAGCTCGCGGCACGGCTTCCCCGCGGCCCGGGACTGGCTCTGCTGCGCAATCCGCTGATCGTCCGGGTCATGAGCGAGACCATGGCCAAGACCCGCGACCGGGAGCTGCGGGCCTTCATCCACGGCCAGCACTACGCCTACTTCAGTTCCTTTGCCGACCGGGACAGCCTCCTGGAGTCCTTCACCGCCTCCGTCAGCAACCATGTGGCGGAGGTAGCCGGCCAGCTGGACCTGCCCGTGCTGCTGGTCGCCGGCGAAAAGGATGAAATCGCCACCCTCCCCAACCAGCACCGCCTCCTGGAGCTGCTTCCCGACGGGGAGCTGAAGGTGATTCCCGGCGTCGGGCACCTGATCCACTACGAGACGCCTGAGCCGGCCGCCCGTTACATCCGCAGCTTCCTGAAGGACCATCCCGCGTGA